A single window of Bacteroidota bacterium DNA harbors:
- a CDS encoding M1 family metallopeptidase, protein MLLAVGFYNGLQAQSPYFQQEVNYKIYVRLNDKTHELSAFEEIQYINNSSTSLPYIYFHLWPNAYKNHKTALAKQKLQQGETDFYYSKPEERGFIDSLDFKVNGESVKVEWDKENEDICKLILASPLKSHDTITITTPFHVKLPDAKFSRLGHSGQAYYITQWYPKPAVFDNLGWHPMPYLNQGEFYSEFGTFDVSITLPKNYLLAATGDRIDAQEEEQWLMRKVQETEQLMMNNKLVSKKAEFPESSTETKTVRFRQSNVHDFAWFADKRFHVLKDRVQLPHTSRAVDTWVFFTDNEASLWKKSLEYINDATLYYSYMIGDYPYNHVTAIDGVIAAGGGMEYPNITVIGESGNDFTLETTIMHEVGHNWFYGILGTNERDFPALDEGLNSLYEMRYIKAKYPEKTLASYIGKDSTFKFLGLNKFKHEESYRLAYLLAASRNTDQAIANESPAFTSYNYGAIVYSKTAVVFNYLLNSVGADRFDEAMRFYFENWKFKHPNSADLQNTLEYHCSMDMDWFIQDLILTNNKADFKIVKHKELASGAHEVLVKNIGDVRGPVVLTAYFKGKTVGHVWYSGFDGTKKMEFPIADVDKFEIDGLNCMPEINRQNNTLRTKGLFKKLEPLQLNFIAKIDDPRRTQINYMPIVGYNMYNKFMLGMAFYNYSLMQRKFEYTIAPMYAFGSNTPVGFADFQFNFHPKKIFQTISPGVKFKTFAYDFSDRDKFFPNSSISDPSFFAFNYMKVEPFLNFAIKKRDPLSKISQSVKLRSVITQMDVDHTYTTVFTTIQQSPYKKQVTNYVNELSYDFNCTRAINPFKFNVKFQQNDDFSKASLTAHYYLTFKNNYSAEFRLFAGTFIGGNNKGPYRFRASGLNGYHDYMYDYNFMGRSEFDGVSFAQFADEDGAMKVWTPLGQSNTWLTSLNIKSPKFFKLPIKVFADVVLTDANSLVTDKVLYCAGFEICLWKDIFEMYVPLVYSKDIKNTLKLNGKDTFFETLRFTFNINKIRPKDLLFSNFM, encoded by the coding sequence ATGTTATTAGCCGTCGGTTTTTATAACGGACTTCAGGCACAATCGCCCTATTTTCAGCAAGAAGTCAATTATAAAATATACGTTCGTTTAAATGATAAAACACATGAGTTGTCGGCTTTTGAAGAGATTCAATACATCAACAACTCCAGCACATCTTTGCCATATATCTATTTTCACTTATGGCCAAACGCGTATAAAAATCATAAAACAGCTTTAGCTAAGCAGAAATTACAGCAAGGTGAAACGGATTTTTATTATTCCAAACCGGAGGAGAGAGGATTTATTGATAGTTTGGATTTTAAAGTCAACGGTGAAAGTGTAAAAGTAGAGTGGGATAAGGAGAACGAAGATATCTGTAAACTCATTTTAGCGAGTCCGCTCAAATCACACGATACAATTACAATTACAACGCCCTTCCATGTAAAATTACCGGATGCAAAATTTTCACGCTTAGGTCATAGCGGACAAGCGTATTACATTACGCAATGGTATCCGAAGCCGGCGGTATTTGATAATTTAGGTTGGCATCCCATGCCGTATTTAAATCAAGGTGAATTTTACAGTGAATTTGGAACATTTGACGTAAGCATTACTTTACCTAAAAATTATTTGCTAGCGGCCACCGGCGATAGGATAGACGCGCAGGAAGAAGAGCAGTGGTTAATGCGTAAAGTTCAGGAGACGGAGCAGTTAATGATGAATAATAAATTGGTTTCTAAAAAAGCGGAATTTCCGGAGTCATCCACAGAAACCAAAACAGTGCGCTTCCGTCAGTCGAACGTACACGATTTTGCCTGGTTTGCAGATAAACGTTTTCATGTATTAAAAGACAGAGTGCAATTACCACATACATCAAGAGCTGTTGATACCTGGGTGTTTTTTACGGATAATGAAGCTTCGCTTTGGAAGAAATCATTGGAGTATATCAATGATGCCACTTTGTATTATTCGTATATGATTGGTGATTATCCTTACAATCATGTTACAGCTATCGACGGAGTTATTGCCGCGGGTGGAGGAATGGAATATCCAAACATTACGGTGATTGGTGAGAGTGGAAATGATTTTACATTGGAGACAACCATCATGCATGAAGTAGGGCATAACTGGTTTTATGGAATTTTGGGAACTAACGAAAGAGATTTCCCGGCTTTGGATGAAGGTTTAAACTCTTTGTACGAAATGCGTTATATCAAAGCGAAGTATCCCGAAAAAACCTTAGCTTCTTACATTGGAAAAGATAGCACTTTCAAATTTCTGGGATTAAATAAATTTAAACATGAAGAGAGTTATCGCTTAGCTTATTTACTTGCCGCCTCCAGAAACACCGATCAGGCCATTGCCAATGAATCGCCTGCTTTTACGAGTTATAATTACGGCGCTATTGTATATAGCAAAACCGCTGTGGTGTTTAATTACTTGCTGAATTCGGTGGGTGCCGATCGTTTTGATGAAGCGATGCGTTTCTATTTCGAGAATTGGAAATTTAAACATCCTAATAGCGCCGATTTACAAAACACACTCGAGTATCATTGTTCCATGGATATGGATTGGTTTATTCAGGATTTAATTCTCACAAATAATAAAGCCGATTTTAAGATTGTAAAGCATAAAGAACTAGCGAGCGGCGCACATGAAGTATTGGTGAAGAATATTGGAGATGTAAGAGGTCCGGTTGTTTTAACAGCGTATTTCAAAGGTAAAACAGTTGGACATGTTTGGTACAGTGGTTTTGATGGCACTAAAAAAATGGAATTCCCAATTGCAGACGTGGATAAATTTGAAATTGACGGACTTAATTGCATGCCGGAGATTAACAGGCAGAATAATACGCTTAGAACAAAAGGTTTATTTAAAAAACTGGAACCGCTACAATTAAATTTCATAGCTAAAATTGATGACCCGCGTCGTACACAAATAAATTACATGCCTATTGTTGGATATAACATGTATAATAAATTTATGTTGGGTATGGCATTTTACAATTACAGTTTAATGCAGCGTAAGTTTGAATATACCATAGCCCCTATGTATGCTTTTGGAAGTAACACGCCGGTTGGTTTTGCTGATTTTCAATTTAATTTTCATCCAAAGAAAATATTTCAAACGATTTCACCCGGTGTTAAATTCAAAACCTTTGCCTACGATTTTTCCGACCGTGATAAATTTTTCCCCAACTCAAGTATTAGCGACCCAAGCTTTTTTGCTTTCAATTACATGAAGGTGGAACCGTTTTTAAATTTTGCGATTAAAAAACGTGACCCGCTCAGTAAAATTTCTCAGTCTGTGAAGTTACGCAGTGTTATTACGCAGATGGATGTTGATCATACATACACAACGGTTTTCACCACGATTCAGCAATCGCCTTATAAAAAGCAAGTGACTAATTACGTGAATGAATTGTCTTATGATTTTAATTGTACACGCGCCATCAATCCGTTTAAGTTTAATGTAAAATTTCAGCAAAACGATGATTTCTCAAAAGCAAGTTTAACAGCGCATTATTATCTCACTTTCAAAAATAATTATTCAGCAGAGTTTCGGTTATTTGCCGGAACATTTATTGGCGGTAACAACAAAGGCCCTTATCGTTTCAGAGCTTCCGGTTTAAATGGCTACCACGATTACATGTACGATTATAATTTCATGGGAAGAAGTGAGTTTGATGGTGTAAGCTTTGCGCAATTCGCAGATGAAGATGGCGCTATGAAAGTGTGGACACCTTTAGGACAAAGTAATACCTGGTTAACTTCGTTGAATATTAAATCACCAAAGTTTTTCAAGTTGCCAATTAAAGTGTTTGCTGATGTTGTATTAACCGACGCGAACAGCTTAGTAACCGACAAAGTATTGTACTGCGCGGGTTTTGAAATTTGTTTATGGAAAGATATCTTTGAAATGTACGTGCCATTGGTTTACAGTAAAGACATAAAAAACACATTGAAGTTAAATGGTAAGGATACATTTTTTGAAACCTTACGATTTACGTTTAACATTAATAAAATTCGCCCTAAGGATTTATTATTTAGTAATTTCATGTAA
- a CDS encoding UvrD-helicase domain-containing protein, giving the protein MSYINELNPAQREAALASDGPVMIIAGAGSGKTRVLTYRIAHLIDKGVDPFNILALTFTNKAAREMKERIAKIVGSQNAKNIWMGTFHSIFAKILRYEAEKIGYPNNFTIYDTDDSKSVIKEILKQFNLDEKVYKPSLVLNRISDAKNKLISAQQYANNPITQAEDQSSNKPLLGQIFVAYQKRNFKAGAMDFDDLLYNTNVLLRDFPDVLLKYQNKFRYILVDEYQDTNFSQYVIIKQLAARFQNICVVGDDAQSIYAFRGANIQNILNFEKDYPDLRTFKLEQNYRSTKTIVGAANHIIANNKEQFKKNVFTENEHGEKIKVIRANTDNEEGQKVVNSIFETKMQLQAHNHDFAILYRTNAQSRSFEEALRRLNLPYKIYGGVSFYQRKEIKDALAYFRLTINNNDDESLRRIINYPARGIGQTTLDKITVAAAEHDTSMWTVISNLKDFNLGISGGIASKIGDFVTAIKSYCLLLPIKDAFDLANHILVNSGLVRELYADKTPEGVSRYENIQELLNGIKDFTEQPRTPQEEELNEVTKLSLPKDESNLFAETSDNSIKTLDEFMQEITLMTGTDEADEDEDQDKVSLMTIHAAKGLEFPYVYVVGLEENLFPSQLSLNSRSDLEEERRLFYVAVTRAEKKATLSYALTRYRFGNILYCEPSRFIEEIDQQYVELPESNEGLSFEEDTFSALRKNFNETSKREIKFNKGSGTPSPKQTPQQGINFQPAKKLVSLNSRIVNTPPKPIDTELNKSLQKGDVVLHEKFGQGTISDIEGNWPESKATIHFSQAGEKKLLLKFAKLMKV; this is encoded by the coding sequence ATGAGCTATATTAATGAACTAAATCCCGCGCAACGTGAAGCCGCCCTCGCCTCTGATGGTCCGGTGATGATTATTGCCGGTGCCGGTTCAGGAAAAACGCGGGTACTCACCTACCGCATCGCTCATTTAATTGATAAAGGTGTGGATCCCTTCAATATTCTGGCTTTAACTTTTACCAATAAAGCCGCCCGCGAAATGAAAGAACGTATCGCGAAAATTGTAGGCTCCCAAAATGCCAAAAATATCTGGATGGGGACCTTCCACTCTATCTTCGCGAAAATTTTACGCTACGAAGCAGAAAAAATCGGTTACCCCAATAACTTTACCATTTACGATACCGACGACAGCAAAAGCGTTATCAAAGAAATATTAAAACAATTTAATCTCGACGAGAAAGTATATAAACCATCCCTGGTTTTAAACCGCATCTCCGACGCGAAAAACAAACTCATCTCCGCACAGCAATACGCCAACAATCCCATTACCCAGGCCGAAGACCAATCGAGTAACAAACCATTACTCGGACAAATTTTTGTGGCGTATCAAAAAAGAAATTTCAAAGCCGGGGCCATGGACTTTGATGATTTGTTGTACAACACCAATGTGTTGTTGCGTGACTTTCCGGATGTGTTATTGAAATACCAGAATAAGTTCCGTTACATTTTGGTGGATGAGTATCAGGATACCAACTTCTCGCAATACGTTATCATCAAACAATTAGCCGCGCGCTTTCAGAACATTTGCGTGGTGGGCGACGATGCGCAGAGTATTTACGCCTTCCGTGGGGCGAACATTCAGAATATTTTAAATTTTGAAAAAGATTATCCGGATTTAAGAACCTTTAAGCTCGAGCAGAACTACAGAAGTACCAAAACCATTGTAGGCGCTGCCAATCACATTATCGCCAATAACAAAGAACAGTTTAAGAAAAACGTTTTTACCGAGAATGAACACGGCGAAAAAATAAAAGTGATACGCGCCAATACCGATAACGAAGAAGGACAAAAAGTGGTGAACAGCATTTTTGAAACCAAAATGCAATTACAGGCCCACAACCACGACTTCGCTATTTTGTACAGAACCAACGCGCAATCACGTTCGTTTGAGGAAGCCTTAAGACGTTTGAATTTACCATATAAAATTTACGGTGGCGTTTCCTTTTACCAGCGTAAAGAAATTAAAGATGCTCTAGCCTACTTCAGGTTAACGATTAACAATAACGACGATGAATCATTGCGCCGCATCATTAACTATCCGGCCAGAGGCATAGGACAAACCACCTTAGATAAAATTACCGTAGCCGCCGCGGAACACGACACCAGTATGTGGACCGTTATATCGAACCTCAAAGATTTTAATTTGGGGATTAGCGGAGGCATTGCGAGTAAGATAGGTGATTTTGTAACCGCGATTAAAAGCTATTGCTTACTGCTGCCGATTAAAGACGCCTTTGATTTAGCCAATCATATTTTAGTGAACTCTGGGCTGGTGCGTGAATTATACGCCGACAAAACGCCGGAAGGTGTGAGCCGTTATGAGAACATACAGGAATTATTAAACGGTATTAAAGATTTTACCGAGCAACCGCGCACGCCGCAGGAAGAAGAACTCAACGAAGTTACCAAACTGAGTTTACCTAAAGACGAGAGTAATTTATTTGCGGAAACAAGCGACAACAGCATAAAAACGCTGGACGAGTTTATGCAGGAAATTACCTTAATGACCGGCACCGACGAAGCCGATGAAGATGAAGACCAGGACAAAGTAAGCTTAATGACCATACATGCCGCCAAAGGATTGGAATTTCCTTATGTGTATGTGGTGGGATTGGAAGAAAATTTATTTCCATCGCAGTTGAGTTTAAATAGCAGAAGTGATTTGGAAGAAGAGCGCCGTTTGTTTTATGTAGCCGTAACACGCGCCGAGAAAAAAGCCACCTTGAGTTATGCCCTCACTCGTTACCGTTTTGGAAACATATTGTATTGTGAGCCCAGCCGCTTTATTGAAGAGATAGACCAGCAATATGTAGAATTACCCGAAAGCAACGAAGGCCTGTCATTTGAAGAAGATACTTTTAGCGCCTTAAGAAAAAACTTTAACGAGACCTCTAAGCGCGAAATAAAATTCAATAAAGGCAGCGGCACACCGAGCCCTAAGCAAACACCGCAGCAAGGCATCAACTTCCAGCCGGCAAAAAAATTAGTGAGCTTAAACTCACGCATTGTGAATACACCGCCTAAGCCCATTGATACCGAGTTAAACAAAAGTTTACAAAAAGGCGATGTAGTGCTGCACGAAAAATTTGGACAAGGCACCATTAGCGATATTGAAGGCAATTGGCCGGAAAGCAAAGCCACCATCCACTTCTCTCAAGCCGGAGAAAAGAAACTTCTCCTCAAATTTGCCAAGCTCATGAAGGTGTAA
- the tnpA gene encoding IS200/IS605 family transposase, producing the protein MPNSYTQLYIQIVFAVKGRKSLIAKENREELQKYMTGIVQNRGHKMLAIYCNPDHVHIFIGLKPTQSVSDLVRDVKASSSGFINEKGWVKGKFSWQEGYGAFSYSGSSLDNVINYILNQEEHHKKKSFREEYIQFLKEFYIEYDEKYLFEEIE; encoded by the coding sequence ATGCCGAATTCATACACACAGTTATATATACAAATTGTTTTCGCGGTTAAGGGAAGAAAGAGTTTAATAGCGAAAGAGAATCGCGAAGAGCTACAAAAGTATATGACAGGGATAGTACAAAATCGCGGACATAAAATGTTGGCTATTTATTGTAATCCGGATCATGTTCATATTTTCATTGGGTTAAAGCCTACACAATCAGTTTCCGATTTAGTTCGAGATGTTAAAGCATCATCATCCGGTTTTATTAATGAAAAGGGATGGGTAAAAGGTAAATTCAGCTGGCAAGAGGGGTATGGCGCCTTTTCTTATTCAGGGTCGTCTTTAGATAATGTGATAAATTACATTCTTAATCAGGAAGAACATCATAAGAAGAAGAGTTTCAGGGAAGAATATATTCAGTTTCTCAAGGAGTTTTATATCGAGTACGATGAAAAGTATTTGTTTGAGGAGATAGAATAG
- the gatB gene encoding Asp-tRNA(Asn)/Glu-tRNA(Gln) amidotransferase subunit GatB codes for MSVYDKYEAVIGLECHVQLLTKTKMYSNDAAEYGALPNTNVSVVTLGHPGTLPRVNKRAIEFAVKLGIATKSTITTENQFARKNYFYADLPKGYQITQDKTPICTGGYIGFKLKDGQEKKINLIRIHMEEDAGKSMHDIDPFETLIDLNRAGTPLLEIVTQPDFRSGEEAYAYLNEVRKLVRYLDICDGNMEEGSLRCDANISVRLKGAKEYGRRTEVKNMNSFRNVQRAIDFEIKRQIDLIEAGETISVETRSFDAVNGTTFTLRSKESANDYRYFPEPDLQPVFVTADYIEGVKKNLPPLPNDLYNKYVNELKLSEYDASVLTESKEIALYFNELISSTKNYKSAANWVMVNVKSFLNENALHINDFPIQPKVLAQIIDLIDSGKISHAAASQKLFPALVANPTKSPESLATELDIIQNSNSGEIQALVEQAVNKFPEKITEYKNGKVGLLGLFVGEVMKLSKGKADPKVVNQLVKEQLEK; via the coding sequence ATGAGTGTTTACGATAAATACGAAGCAGTAATAGGTTTGGAGTGTCACGTACAATTACTTACAAAAACAAAAATGTACAGTAACGATGCGGCTGAATACGGTGCTTTGCCAAATACGAACGTAAGTGTGGTAACTTTGGGTCACCCCGGAACGTTACCGCGGGTAAACAAACGTGCCATTGAATTTGCGGTGAAATTAGGTATTGCTACCAAGAGTACTATCACCACCGAAAATCAATTTGCCCGTAAGAATTATTTTTATGCCGATTTACCAAAAGGATATCAAATTACGCAAGACAAAACGCCGATTTGCACAGGCGGATATATTGGATTTAAATTAAAAGACGGACAAGAGAAGAAGATTAATTTGATTCGTATTCACATGGAAGAGGATGCGGGGAAGAGTATGCATGATATTGATCCGTTCGAAACATTAATTGATTTAAACCGCGCGGGAACACCTTTATTGGAGATTGTAACACAACCGGATTTCAGAAGCGGCGAAGAGGCCTATGCTTACTTAAATGAGGTGCGTAAGCTGGTTCGCTATTTAGATATTTGCGATGGTAACATGGAAGAAGGTTCTTTACGTTGTGATGCGAATATTTCTGTACGATTAAAAGGCGCGAAGGAATATGGCCGACGTACGGAAGTGAAAAACATGAACTCTTTCAGAAACGTACAACGCGCGATTGATTTTGAAATTAAACGTCAGATTGATTTAATTGAAGCGGGAGAAACTATATCGGTTGAAACACGCAGCTTCGACGCGGTAAACGGTACCACTTTTACTTTGCGTAGTAAAGAAAGCGCGAATGATTACCGTTATTTTCCGGAGCCGGATTTACAACCGGTGTTTGTAACGGCAGATTATATTGAGGGTGTAAAAAAGAATTTACCTCCTTTGCCAAATGATTTGTATAACAAATATGTGAACGAATTAAAATTAAGTGAGTACGATGCTTCGGTGTTAACGGAGTCGAAGGAAATTGCTCTTTACTTTAATGAGCTTATTTCAAGTACAAAAAATTACAAGTCGGCAGCCAATTGGGTAATGGTAAATGTGAAGTCATTTTTAAATGAGAATGCTTTGCACATTAATGATTTTCCTATTCAGCCAAAGGTATTAGCGCAGATTATCGATTTAATTGATAGTGGTAAAATCAGTCATGCTGCGGCTTCTCAAAAATTATTCCCTGCTTTAGTAGCCAATCCGACGAAGAGTCCGGAGTCGCTGGCTACCGAATTAGATATTATCCAAAACAGTAACTCAGGCGAAATTCAGGCTTTGGTAGAGCAAGCCGTTAACAAATTCCCTGAAAAAATCACTGAATACAAGAATGGGAAAGTAGGTTTACTTGGCTTATTTGTTGGTGAAGTGATGAAGTTAAGCAAGGGTAAAGCCGATCCAAAAGTGGTGAATCAGCTGGTAAAAGAACAGTTGGAGAAGTAA
- a CDS encoding AhpC/TSA family protein: protein MKQILKLAFAALILSACNGDKKGNSNFELKGTLKDANGETLVLEKLASQRPVVVDSCVIDENGNFEFSNYTPSIGFYRIKLSEQNFGMLVMDSTDKISITGSAKDLGNTYKVKGSPETTLFLEYNDLAKANRFRVDSLQEAFKMAMTMVQMDSLRMDSLSKVFEGVFNKIIDAYASQVAEKIKRNTNMFSSIMAIQPLDPDKYSDVFIALDQGLVKKFPGNENVGMFHQMVTQMVTTKSGEVAPEINLPDPYGKNIALSSLRGKVVLVDFWASWCGPCRKEMPNVKAAYEKYKSKGFEIYGVSLDRELSDWMDAVKKDGITWPQVSDLKFWDCVAAKQYNVQSIPFTVLLDKEGKIIAKNLRGAELEAKLKEVLGN, encoded by the coding sequence ATGAAACAGATATTAAAATTGGCTTTTGCAGCGCTTATTCTGAGTGCTTGTAATGGTGACAAAAAAGGAAATTCAAATTTCGAATTAAAAGGAACATTAAAAGATGCTAATGGCGAGACTTTAGTGCTCGAAAAATTAGCTTCGCAACGTCCGGTTGTTGTTGACAGTTGTGTGATTGATGAAAACGGAAATTTCGAATTCAGTAACTACACACCGTCTATTGGTTTTTACCGCATCAAATTATCGGAACAGAATTTCGGTATGTTGGTGATGGATTCTACCGATAAGATTTCAATTACCGGAAGTGCAAAGGATTTAGGAAATACCTATAAAGTAAAAGGATCACCTGAAACTACTTTGTTTTTAGAGTATAATGATTTAGCAAAGGCCAACCGTTTCAGAGTTGACTCTTTACAAGAGGCTTTCAAAATGGCGATGACCATGGTGCAAATGGATTCATTACGTATGGATTCGTTAAGCAAAGTGTTTGAAGGTGTATTTAATAAAATCATTGATGCGTATGCGTCTCAGGTAGCTGAGAAAATCAAGAGAAATACAAATATGTTTAGCTCTATTATGGCGATTCAGCCTTTAGATCCGGATAAATACAGTGATGTGTTCATCGCGTTGGATCAAGGTTTAGTGAAGAAATTTCCGGGGAATGAAAATGTAGGCATGTTCCATCAAATGGTAACACAAATGGTAACGACAAAGTCGGGTGAAGTTGCTCCTGAAATTAATTTGCCGGATCCTTACGGTAAGAACATTGCGCTTTCTTCGTTAAGAGGTAAAGTGGTGTTAGTTGATTTTTGGGCAAGCTGGTGCGGTCCGTGCCGTAAAGAAATGCCGAATGTGAAAGCAGCCTACGAAAAATATAAATCAAAAGGTTTTGAAATTTATGGCGTTTCTCTAGATAGAGAATTAAGCGACTGGATGGATGCCGTGAAGAAGGATGGAATTACCTGGCCACAGGTAAGCGATTTAAAGTTTTGGGACTGTGTAGCGGCTAAGCAATACAATGTTCAAAGTATTCCGTTCACCGTTCTATTGGATAAAGAAGGTAAAATCATCGCGAAAAATTTACGTGGTGCTGAATTGGAAGCGAAATTAAAGGAAGTATTAGGGAATTAA
- a CDS encoding alpha/beta hydrolase, producing the protein MFTLLKNLIKFVFYLLLFVFLLVTLVPYFFSLKNKELSTKEKPYDNSAYLIRDEFFIHYRTFHPEKVKNKIILLPGFSGSTFSYHHLFDSLISNHCMVLAVDIPPFGFSVKNNDLHYTDTLILTMIRQIINQTDSSLKSEQPWIIAGHSLGVNYVAKMVSRYPDLFTKQVYIDGYYFGNPKSNWNKFALYPPLMKGSDVLLEKYYLSDAKFAELLESAYGRKATAEEVSAYKKPFEYAQSGSSVFKWASSDPCVEVNPDIVYKKPTLVIWGRNDTWVPFNEEDFNIKAFDAITFKMIDSAGHIPQETHPKEVSEILINFIRN; encoded by the coding sequence ATGTTTACTTTACTGAAGAATCTCATCAAGTTTGTTTTTTACCTCCTTCTTTTTGTTTTTTTATTAGTTACGCTTGTCCCTTACTTTTTTTCGTTAAAGAATAAAGAGCTTTCCACAAAGGAAAAACCTTATGATAACAGTGCGTACCTTATAAGGGATGAGTTTTTTATACATTATCGGACATTCCATCCTGAAAAAGTAAAAAATAAAATCATTTTATTGCCCGGATTTTCAGGCAGTACTTTTTCGTATCATCATTTATTTGATTCGTTAATCAGCAATCATTGTATGGTGTTGGCCGTTGATATTCCTCCATTCGGATTTAGTGTCAAGAACAACGATTTACACTATACCGATACGCTCATTTTAACCATGATCCGCCAAATAATTAATCAAACCGATTCCTCTCTTAAATCCGAACAGCCCTGGATAATAGCCGGACACAGCTTAGGTGTTAATTACGTCGCGAAAATGGTGAGTCGCTATCCTGATTTGTTTACTAAGCAGGTGTATATCGACGGTTATTATTTTGGTAATCCGAAAAGTAATTGGAATAAATTCGCTTTGTATCCTCCTTTGATGAAGGGGTCTGATGTGTTACTCGAAAAGTATTATCTGAGTGATGCGAAGTTTGCTGAATTGTTAGAGTCGGCTTACGGGCGCAAGGCCACTGCAGAAGAAGTTTCTGCGTACAAGAAACCATTTGAATATGCGCAGTCGGGATCTTCTGTTTTTAAATGGGCATCTTCCGATCCTTGTGTCGAAGTGAATCCGGATATAGTTTATAAGAAGCCAACACTTGTTATTTGGGGACGAAACGATACATGGGTTCCTTTTAATGAGGAAGATTTTAATATCAAGGCTTTCGATGCAATTACGTTCAAAATGATTGACTCGGCCGGACATATTCCGCAGGAAACACATCCAAAAGAGGTAAGTGAAATTTTGATTAACTTTATAAGGAATTGA
- a CDS encoding UDP-2,3-diacylglucosamine diphosphatase translates to MKAGKKIYFASDFHLGAPNDAKSPERERLICKWLDEIKADAEEIYLVGDIFDFWFEHKYTIPKGFVRLLGKIAELVDNGIPVHFFSGNHDTWMKDYFQKEIGVSVNHVPITKTYNGKVFHIGHGDGLGPGDNWYKILKWIFRSKTCQWLYSRLHPNLSFWIARGSSLKSRAVTGNKDEIFLGQDKEWLYAYCKDFLSKEKVDYFVFGHRHLPLDLNVDDKARYINLGDWLQYNSYAVFDGEKLELKYYKS, encoded by the coding sequence ATGAAAGCCGGTAAAAAAATATATTTTGCTTCTGATTTTCATTTAGGCGCTCCTAACGATGCGAAGAGTCCGGAGCGTGAGCGTTTAATTTGTAAATGGCTGGATGAAATTAAAGCAGATGCTGAAGAAATTTATCTGGTTGGTGATATTTTTGATTTTTGGTTCGAACACAAATACACAATTCCAAAAGGATTTGTGAGATTACTCGGAAAAATCGCCGAATTAGTTGATAACGGCATTCCTGTACATTTCTTCTCCGGTAATCATGATACGTGGATGAAAGATTATTTCCAGAAGGAGATTGGTGTGAGTGTTAATCATGTTCCGATTACAAAAACCTATAATGGTAAAGTCTTTCATATCGGTCACGGTGATGGTTTAGGTCCTGGTGACAATTGGTACAAGATTTTAAAATGGATTTTCAGAAGTAAAACCTGTCAGTGGTTGTATTCCCGCTTACATCCTAATTTATCATTTTGGATTGCGCGAGGTTCCAGTTTAAAAAGCCGTGCTGTTACAGGCAATAAAGACGAAATATTTTTAGGTCAGGATAAGGAATGGCTTTATGCTTATTGCAAAGATTTTTTATCGAAAGAAAAAGTCGATTATTTTGTGTTTGGTCACCGTCATTTGCCACTTGATTTAAATGTAGATGACAAAGCCCGCTATATTAATTTGGGCGATTGGTTACAATACAATTCATACGCTGTATTTGACGGCGAAAAACTCGAATTAAAGTACTATAAATCATAA